A stretch of Henckelia pumila isolate YLH828 chromosome 4, ASM3356847v2, whole genome shotgun sequence DNA encodes these proteins:
- the LOC140861988 gene encoding uncharacterized protein: protein MTVDQPSQFITQTVQAAMGQNPPPPVGQPNPMDAMWEEIRRLGRQVGGRPGPIQRESPFSRAILDEELPANFKQPTLGEYDGSSDLEEHLGRFENAALLHRYSDAINVGSSSLLCSAFLHQYASSKRYLNTSLSLFNMKQSEVEPLREYVQRFNTAALEVPAATADTLVNSFTQGLRGGEFFRSLVKKPPLTYDELLSRADKYVNLEDAQRQRRQEGTSGSKPSAKVGAKAEGKTEGGRKRVAEEMNRVKGPYPYVPLSVSLEKTMQVCEDRRALVGPRNAEKGPRLPPSDKFCDFHQEYGHITNDCQRLGEEVQRIMYDDPRIRAELTRRANPPRQGRAPQWRNQENKVRGNQPDHQRRAPRNGQEDRVEQIANHPHRGMINMISGGTTDGDSGRARKSHISCPTDPNISFGRKDLKDVVVPHNDPLLVTLTIANYDVARIFVDTGSSVNIIFKETLDQMKLKGFELDPITTELYGFIGHALQPLGQIVLPLSLGNGEHRVTKMACFTVLMHHPLSMEYWGALP from the exons ATGACTGTGGATCAGCCCAGTCAGTTCATCACTCAAACGGTACAAGCGGCCATGGGCCAGAATCCACCTCCACCCGTAGGTCAGCCAAACCCAATGGATGCAATGTGGGAAGAGATCAGGAGACTGGGTCGGCAAGTCGGAGGTCGGCCTGGGCCTATACAGAGGGAAAGCCCTTTTTCTCGGGCTATTCTAGATGAAGAACTCCCTGCAAATTTTAAGCAGCCTACTTTAGGGGAGTATGACGGGAGCTCAGATCTGGAGGAGCATTTGGGGAGATTTGAAAATGCAGCCCTGTTGCATAGATATTCAGATGCAATTAATGTCGGGTCTTCCTCACTACTCTG CTCAGCTTTTCTACACCAATATGCGAGTAGCAAGAGATATTTGAATACTTCCCTCAGTTTGTTCAATATGAAGCAATCTGAGGTGGAACCGTTGCGGGAGTATGTTCAACGCTTCAATACAGCAGCTCTGGAAGTGCCCGCTGCCACTGCTGACACTTTGGTTAACTCTTTCACTCAAGGGTTGAGAGGAGGAGAGTTTTTCAGATCCTTGGTCAAGAAGCCTCCTTTGACTTATGATGAGCTCCTTAGTCGAGCTGATAAGTACGTGAATTTGGAGGATGCACAGAGGCAGAGGAGACAGGAAGGAACGTCTGGGAGCAAGCCCAGTGCCAAGGTGGGAGCAAAGGCAGAGGGGAAGACAGAAGGAGGAAGGAAGAGGGTTGCAGAAGAGATGAACAGGGTCAAAGGACCCTACCCTTATGTACCACTCTCAGTAAGCCTGGAGAAGAcaatgcaagtatgtgaggaTAGGCGAGCACTTGTGGGGCCCCGTAATGCTGAGAAAGGCCCGCGGTTACCGCCATCTGACAAGTTTTGCGATTTTCATCAGGAGTATGGGCATATCACCAATGATTGTCAGAGGCTAGGTGAGGAGGTTCAAAGGATCATGTATGATGACCCTCGAATCAGAGCTGAGCTGACTCGAAGGGCAAATCCTCCTCGCCAAGGCCGAGCTCCTCAATGGAGGAATCAGGAAAATAAAGTGAGGGGAAATCAACCTGATCATCAGAGAAGAGCTCCGCGAAATGGTCAGGAAGACAGAGTTGAGCAAATTGCAAATCACCCTCATAGGGGCATGATAAATATGATTTCAGGAGGCACTACAGATGGAGACTCAGGAAGGGCTCGCAAATCTCACATCAGCTGTCCTACTGATCCAAACATCAGTTTTGGAAGGAAAGATTTAAAGGATGTGGTGGTTCCTCATAATGATCCCTTATTGGTCACCTTGACCATAGCCAATTATGATGTGGCTCGCATCTTTGTTGATACTGGTAGCTCAGTAAACATTATCTTCAAAGAAACCCTTGACCAAATGAAATTGAAAGGATTTGAGTTGGACCCAATCACCACGGAGTTGTATGGGTTCATAGGTCATGCTTTGCAACCGTTGGGACAAATAGTGCTCCCGTTATCTCTTGGAAATGGAGAGCATAGGGTAACCAAAATGGCCTGCTTCACGGTGTTGATGCACCATCCTCTTTCAATGGAATATTGGGGCGCCCTGCCCTGA